In one Neobacillus sp. CF12 genomic region, the following are encoded:
- the truA gene encoding tRNA pseudouridine(38-40) synthase TruA, whose product MNRYKCIISYDGSGYSGYQVQPNKRTVQSQIEAVLAKIHKGSHVKISASGRTDAGVHAKGQVIHFDSPLSLLEEKWGLALNSMLPEDISVVAVEKVDPAFHARFDAEGKEYRYFLYQSPKRDPFQRNYAFHYPYPLNLEDMREAYKYLLGTHDFSSFCSARTEVKDKVRTIETIEISQEGDRVCFRFIGNGFLYNMVRILVGTLLEVGSGKRQPKDIMEILEKKDRSYAGKTAPGQGLYLWKVYY is encoded by the coding sequence ATGAATCGCTATAAATGCATTATTTCGTATGATGGTTCTGGTTATTCTGGATACCAGGTTCAACCTAATAAACGCACCGTTCAAAGTCAAATAGAAGCGGTATTAGCTAAAATTCATAAAGGCAGCCATGTAAAAATTTCGGCTTCTGGAAGAACGGATGCTGGGGTCCATGCAAAAGGTCAAGTGATTCACTTTGATTCTCCGCTATCTCTTTTAGAGGAGAAATGGGGATTAGCCTTAAATTCTATGTTACCAGAAGATATCTCTGTAGTAGCTGTTGAAAAAGTGGACCCGGCCTTCCATGCTCGTTTTGATGCAGAAGGCAAGGAATATCGCTATTTTCTATACCAATCTCCCAAAAGAGATCCATTTCAAAGAAACTATGCTTTTCACTATCCTTACCCTTTAAACCTAGAGGACATGAGAGAAGCATACAAATATCTATTAGGAACTCACGATTTTTCAAGTTTTTGCTCTGCAAGAACGGAAGTGAAAGACAAGGTTAGAACAATCGAGACCATTGAAATTTCACAAGAAGGAGATCGTGTTTGCTTTCGATTTATCGGAAATGGTTTTTTATATAATATGGTTAGAATTTTAGTAGGAACCTTGCTCGAAGTTGGCTCTGGAAAGCGGCAGCCAAAGGATATAATGGAAATTCTAGAAAAAAAGGATCGCAGCTATGCAGGGAAAACCGCACCAGGACAGGGTTTGTATCTTTGGAAGGTATATTATTAA